GAAATGTTGTCTCGCAAAGTACCATGTTCCATGTACTCATAAACCAGCATCTGCACGATTGAACAATAAGAAGCAATAAGAGAGAAACGTAAAAGGCTTTGGACCTTTAACCAGAAGAGGGGTGGGTACCTGTTCGCCTTCTTCATCACAGAATCCAACCAAAGCAACAAGGTTCCTGTGGTGTAGTCTCGACAACAGTTCAATCTCAGTTAGGAACTCCTTCTCACCCTGCAAAGACCCCTCTTGTGCTCTTTTAATAGCCACAGCCGTTCCATCGACAAGGATACCTTTGTAGACTTTTCCATACCCACCTTGCCCAATTTGGGTGGAACTGCTAAAATTGTCTGTAGCAAGAGCCAGCTCAGCATATGTGAAGCTCTTTACCCCTTCTATCTTCAAAGAAGCCTTGGAAGCTGCATATGTATATGAATCAAAAAACAAATCCTCAAAAGAATCTACTctgaacacaaaaaaaatgaaaaaaaaaatgcttacaTCGCTTTCTCCTAGAAACTGCAGCGTATCCTTTCATACGTTTCCTCATAATGATAAGTGCAATAATAGCAGTTATCGTCACTGCAGCTGCAACTGAACCAAGTACTATACCCGCTATTGCACCCTTACTTACACCAGACGGAGAACCTTGAGGAAACactgcaaaacaaaacaaaacgaaaGCATGCATAAGTTTTATGATCCATCAGCCTGAAACCACAACatttaatattagttttgtcccaGCGATTACTTGAACCGGAGAACTATGACACAATAGTCGGATCATTTCCAGTTGAGCTAACTACCTCTAATtcgttttcaaaaataaaacatcacAGGATTACTATACTGCTACTAACCATCTCTGTAGACCTCTAACAATGTGAAGTTCATAAGCTCATAAGGCCCAAAGAGATCTCCGTCTGGGATGTTCCAACCAGTGAACATGCCCCTTATCCGCCTAACCTCGCTCCGATTGAATATGAAAGAGTTGTTGGGATTTGAACCATAAACAGGAAAGAACTTGAGATACATTCGGAGCCTAGGTCCTTTTTGCCACCGGAACGAGTCAATGCGCAGCTGATGCAGATCCAAACTAAGACCAGAGGTGATGTACTGCTGAAACTCGGATACGTAAGGAACGAAATCAGAGAAACCGGGACTTTTCAGACGATATCCAACGAGCAGAGGAGCAGCGCAAAAGCATTCTCTAAGAGGCTCTGGAGAAAGCTCATAAGGAGGTGGGCAGATAGAACAGGTTGTATTAGGTCTGGTTGGTCCCTGGTTATTGTCTTGTTCGGTTAGAGATCCACATAACTGAAGTAGATTTCCATTTGAGCATAACGGATTCCCCTGAAGcctggaagaaaaaaaaacgatgaTGTCAAATATATAATGGAAAGGTGGACATTAATCTTAGGGAAAGAGTGTAGCACATTTCAGAATGAGTAGACAAGATCAAAAGCtgttatattcattaagtagcTAGTGTGAGTTGCTGTctaaaccgatttttagaacactgaatTAATAAGCATGCATGAAGATCTAAAAAAAGGGGGAAATAGGAAAAGTGCAGAAGCAAACCAGACGGTCACATTTGGACGGGGATCAGATCTGCCagtaatatttgaaaatctatTGTTCCGCAAATCCCTGAAAAAACATAAAGGAAATACAGATTGTCAAGAGATATGAGTGTAGGTCAAAGAAAAGGGAGATATGATTGTGTGTCATACACGGTAAGAGTCTCGGTTGAATTCAACACTCTGTCCTGGTATATGCTAGAGGGAATGGAACCACTCAGAGCATTGTTTGCAACCGACCTGCCACATTAGATAGCCAACCAAAGCAAAACCATTATCCATCTTCATGtccaaaaaatgataaaactaaTAGCAGCATCCAAAAAAATGATAAGACACACTTACAACTTTTGAAGCCGCGGAAGGTCTGAGAAATTTGTTGGAATGGTTCCAGTAAAACTGTTGTTGGACAGATCGCTGcagtattttttttcatcagaagatattaaaatttaaaagcaatccatttctaacaaaaaaaaaaagaataatactAATCATAGTTCATAGCTCGGAATAAATCAAAAGCCAGAATCACTAAAGGTGCTAAGAGTTTTACATGGTTGTGATGTTATCAGAAAGCTTCCCTGTAGGTATAGATCCATTCAACTGATTTCGACTTAGGTCCCTGGAAAACAATCAGAAACAAAATGATAATTAATACGCCAAGGCAACTGCAGAGATTTTGGGGACTGTATGCCACTTAGTATagatttcaattaaaaaaatttgtataaatttgGAGTCTTATATCTAAGAaatttccttaaaaaaaaattaaaacttcgGAGCCATAGGCGAATGTTTCATTTGGTTTTGTCCAGGACTGGCCCTGCCAGGAAGACGTTAGATAAGTTACAAAACTTACAGATAACCAAGTTTTGGGATACTGCTAAGATCAGGCATTGGTCCTTGCAAGCTGCAGTTCCTAAGACTCCTGCACATGACAGATACAAAAACATGCGTAGGTTAGCTTAGCAAACGCATATATCTTATGTTAAATGCATTAACATATTATGACATTCCTTCCACTTTCACACTTCAGTGACTTTTTGAGTTCAAGATAGTACATTGTGAAATTAGCACTTACATCTTCAAAAGCTTAGTCATGTTTCCATAAGAGGGTGGAATCGTGGTCCCATCAAAATGATTGTTATCTAATTGCCTGCCAAAAAAAGAAaggtgaagaagagaagaataaAATGCATTGATCACCAGAAACTGTGACATAGACTTACAGGATAAGCAGATTAGGCATGTTTGCTAACTCAGGAGGAAGATAGCCAGTTAAATTGTTGTTGTCAAGAAGGctgtaagaaaaataataaatgttcaTCAAAATTAGATAGGTAAAAGCATGTGTGGCATGCCATCGACATAAAAGCTGAGTTTAAGATACCAAACTCACATGTGAACAATTGAAGGTAAGCTTCCAAGCTCTGGAGGAATCTGCCCGCTAATTGAATTATTGTTCATGTGACTGCAAAGAAGATAAGATGGACAAAGAAAATGCAATGAGTGTAACATactcaaaaaatgaaggaatcgttttaaacaaaattatgtaCAATAAGataatatgattaaaaataacTCACAAGTGCTTAGTCTTGTTTAAATTGGCAAAGGATTTGGGGAGTGATCCTGAAATACGGTTTTCATCAATCTGTATTCTATCCAAGTTTGGAAGATAGCCAAGCTCCTCTGGTAAGTTTCCAGTTAATAGATTACCATTCAATAGCCTGAAAGAGTTCAATGAGCCAAGACAAAACAGATAAAGgtaataataagaataaaactTGATGGACTTTACAAGAGCTCCAAAGACTTGATATTCCCAATTTCCTTTGGTATACTTCCGGTTATCTTGTTCCACATGAAATCTCTGAAGAGGGTAGTACAATACACAAAGAAAAGTTATTCACCATTATTACAaaggttaaaaaaaatagttatttaagCACGTACAAGATAGTAAGACGAGTCAGCCGTCCAAGGTCCGGGGACAAGTTCCCTGAGAGATTCATGCTTAGCAATTGCCTATaagtaacacaaaaaaaaagaacttttaAGACAATTCATCAAGAAAAAATTtattgcaagaaaaaaaaaaacaattcatcaAGGAAGACAGTTGATAAGGATTAAACAAAAGAGCAGTAACGGAGAAGGAGAGAATACAATTCTTTGACATGGAGATAACCATCGTCAAGAGTGGAGTTCCAGCAGAGAACACCTGTCCAGTTGGAAGCACACGGATCACCACGCCCCCAATTTCTCAATCTCTGAACTGGATCGTTTAAACTTTCCTTTATAGCTCGCAAAGCCCTCACTGAATCCACAAATTATCAAACcatcaaaaataagaaaagcaaCGAAAACCCATTTGAAGTATTCGAAATTCTAAACCGAAGAGAAGGTGAAATTAACAACCTTCGACGGGATTGGTGATACCGTCTTGAGCAAAAACAGAGGACCAGAAACAGAGGAGGAACAGAGGAAGGAGACGAGAGACATGTGACCAACACATattgggagaagaagaagaagtgaccCAAGACGCGGatagatcgagagagagagagaaagagagttaaAAGGGAAAGAACATGATCAGGTTGCAGAGACAGTGAAACAGAGAGGAGAGAGATGGTCAGAAGACAAAGTAAGAGGAAAGTGGTTGGGGTTTTGTTGAAAGCATTGAAGAAGAGTGTGATGAAACGGACACTTTCTTATGTTTGACCATATCAAACCGTGGAGGAGAGCGTCGAGGCGTCATCAATAGTTTCACTTTCGCCGCCACCATTACTCAGCCACCTTCTCTGCTTCCGTCAAAACCGtatgtttctatttttcttcatttttttatcaTGATTGCGTTTTGTGACCTGTCTTTGACCtttgtgtttttcaaatttgagtAATTGACATTAGGTAGATTAGATTAGTATATATAATGTGCAAGTGCGATGAATTTACAATTATTGTATAGTGTTAATTAAATACACTAACCTTTTTGAATCTTCCAtgatcaaaattattaattttgtatttttaaaaaagtattcCAATGGCAAATAgcaataagaaaacaaaataaattattggtTATATTAGATATATGGAGTTTTGTTGATGTATCAATATCTATGTGCATTTTGGACCCCACGAAACTATAAAAAGTCACGACTGTATTGGAACATTATCAAATTTAGTGTTGAACTGTTGATTGTGACCGACTTTCTAGAATGTTATAGTCACTATGTATTATGTAGAAGATGTCGTATGAATGAATGATTATGATTCTAGCACACTAGAAAAATAAGAAGATAGTATTGACAGAAGAGAATGTCAAAGCGTGTACTGACTCGTGAACTATTATGGATTAGATAACTTTCCTGACCCAAATTGATCTCTTTCTTGAAAAGACAATAAATCTACAATGGAAACCTACTTCCATTGATATAAAGCTTATCTCTAAATTCGAAGAAAAGTCATCTGTATACATTTggttaaatcataaaataagacaaaaggaaaataaaactttagcTGGTATAAGTAAGCATTAGGAGTATTCTTAATTGCCAGTGGGTCGATGTTTTAAATGATACCGGTCCACTTCCGGCGCTTAATTAAGATGCCTCCTAACTAAAAAgggaaaatcgcataaaaaaaacattgaaagtGTCGCTTACTAGCATTTTAAACcttaaaatttttttactaatatttttaactttcaacgtgacatttttatcataaaaaacctCCAAATAAGAAAAATGACCGGCTGAACAggttaaaaaacagttttttttttcaaaaaataattatttaatcattgaaataaacaaaaaaattaataaaaatcaaaaaatttagcaaaaaactcataaattaaaaaaatgagaaaaataaataaaaataacaaaaaattcaaaaaataaataagatcaaattaaaatagagaaaaataaaaaaaaatcataattttttttttaaaaaatgaaaattcaaaaaaaaaattcatattcaaatattttttttatcaacattcattttcaaatatattgtcAGAAATTATCATTGGAGATATGCCAAAAACCGTCATTGGAGATATGTCggaaattatatttgaaaatgaaaaaaaaacttttttgaattttcaattttttgaaatttattatttttctgtattttaatttgatcttatttatttttgaatttttagttatttttatttaattttttaaatatttatttatttttctcactttttttaatttatgagttttttgttaatttttttttatttttattaattatttttgtttatttattaattaaataattattttttgaaaaaaaactgtttttaaccTGTTGAGCcggtcatttttcttttttcgaggttttttatgataaaaatgtcaatTTAAAGGTTAAAAGTGTTAGTGAAAAGACTTCAAAGTTTAAAGTGCTAGTAAGTGACACTTTCAAAgttttttatgcgattttccctaactaaaaaggtaaaaacaatttaaaagtaA
Above is a window of Brassica napus cultivar Da-Ae chromosome A10, Da-Ae, whole genome shotgun sequence DNA encoding:
- the LOC106368999 gene encoding probable LRR receptor-like serine/threonine-protein kinase At1g06840, coding for MCWSHVSRLLPLFLLCFWSSVFAQDGITNPVEVRALRAIKESLNDPVQRLRNWGRGDPCASNWTGVLCWNSTLDDGYLHVKELQLLSMNLSGNLSPDLGRLTRLTILDFMWNKITGSIPKEIGNIKSLELLLLNGNLLTGNLPEELGYLPNLDRIQIDENRISGSLPKSFANLNKTKHFHMNNNSISGQIPPELGSLPSIVHILLDNNNLTGYLPPELANMPNLLILQLDNNHFDGTTIPPSYGNMTKLLKMSLRNCSLQGPMPDLSSIPKLGYLDLSRNQLNGSIPTGKLSDNITTIDLSNNSFTGTIPTNFSDLPRLQKLSVANNALSGSIPSSIYQDRVLNSTETLTVDLRNNRFSNITGRSDPRPNVTVWLQGNPLCSNGNLLQLCGSLTEQDNNQGPTRPNTTCSICPPPYELSPEPLRECFCAAPLLVGYRLKSPGFSDFVPYVSEFQQYITSGLSLDLHQLRIDSFRWQKGPRLRMYLKFFPVYGSNPNNSFIFNRSEVRRIRGMFTGWNIPDGDLFGPYELMNFTLLEVYRDVFPQGSPSGVSKGAIAGIVLGSVAAAVTITAIIALIIMRKRMKGYAAVSRRKRSSKASLKIEGVKSFTYAELALATDNFSSSTQIGQGGYGKVYKGILVDGTAVAIKRAQEGSLQGEKEFLTEIELLSRLHHRNLVALVGFCDEEGEQMLVYEYMEHGTLRDNISVKLEKPLDFAMRMRIAIGSAKGILYLHTEANPPIFHRDIKASNILLDSRFIAKVADFGLSRLAPVPDMEGISPHHVSTVVKGTPGYLDPEYFLTHQLTDKSDVYSLGVVFLELLTGMQPITHGKNIVRETNIAYQSGSISSVVDKRMSSVPAECIEKFATLALRCCREETDARPSMAEVVRELEIIWELMPESKTAKREDMSETTSQPSSSSNSSYLKNPHPYTSMDVSGSDLVSGVVPSVAPR